A genomic window from Archaeoglobus profundus DSM 5631 includes:
- the cofH gene encoding 5-amino-6-(D-ribitylamino)uracil--L-tyrosine 4-hydroxyphenyl transferase CofH produces the protein MKLQSLLSSTRIERALERLRDLIENPFETFAKADELRRKVVGDVVTFVVNRNINFTDICVGNCKFCSFRNRRRYLLTLEEIKEKVREAVEYGCTEVCIQGGLYPNADLNFYKSIIEAVREVSEDIHIHAFSPMEIHHMAINTGLDVKEVLKELKSSGLDSIPGTSAEILDDEIRKVICPKKISTDRWIEIVTTAHRLGIPSTATMMFGHTEGWEHRLKHLLIIKEIQRRTGGFTEFIPLPFMHKNNELGKIVRPPSGFEDLLVIAVSRITLHPEIKNIQASWVKLGVKLAQVALCVGANDLGGTLIEENISRLAGAESGEFLPKEKIIELIESVGRIPKQRDTLYRILD, from the coding sequence ATGAAATTGCAGAGCTTATTAAGCTCAACTCGGATAGAGAGGGCTTTAGAAAGGCTTAGGGATTTGATAGAAAATCCGTTCGAAACATTTGCAAAAGCCGATGAGCTTAGAAGGAAAGTTGTCGGAGATGTTGTTACTTTTGTAGTCAACAGAAACATAAACTTCACAGACATCTGCGTTGGAAACTGCAAGTTCTGTAGTTTTAGAAATAGGAGGCGTTACCTTCTTACGCTTGAGGAGATCAAGGAGAAGGTTAGAGAGGCTGTCGAATACGGTTGCACTGAAGTCTGTATTCAGGGCGGATTGTACCCCAACGCGGATTTAAACTTTTACAAGTCGATAATTGAGGCTGTTAGAGAAGTTAGCGAAGATATACATATTCACGCGTTTTCACCAATGGAAATTCATCATATGGCCATAAACACTGGTTTGGATGTTAAAGAAGTCTTGAAAGAGCTGAAATCATCTGGATTGGATTCTATTCCGGGAACATCTGCAGAAATTTTGGATGACGAAATAAGGAAGGTGATCTGTCCAAAGAAGATAAGCACGGATCGCTGGATCGAGATTGTAACTACAGCCCATCGTTTGGGAATTCCTTCAACTGCTACGATGATGTTCGGGCATACAGAAGGTTGGGAACATAGACTCAAGCATCTGTTGATAATTAAGGAGATTCAGAGAAGAACTGGTGGATTCACGGAATTCATACCTCTTCCGTTCATGCACAAGAATAACGAGCTTGGAAAGATTGTAAGACCTCCGTCTGGCTTTGAAGATTTGCTTGTGATTGCAGTTTCAAGAATTACGCTTCATCCAGAGATCAAGAACATCCAAGCTTCTTGGGTTAAGTTGGGAGTAAAGTTGGCTCAAGTTGCCCTGTGTGTAGGTGCAAACGACTTAGGTGGAACTTTGATAGAGGAGAACATCTCAAGGTTAGCCGGTGCAGAAAGCGGTGAGTTCCTGCCTAAAGAGAAAATAATCGAGCTGATAGAAAGTGTTGGAAGGATTCCAAAGCAGAGAGATACGTTGTACAGGATTTTGGATTAG